The DNA window ccattttttttatttatcccTCTCTTTTTCTTAATTCCACCCCCGTACCTCaaaaagagcaaaaaaaaaatgatcaaAAAAACGCAGCTGCTAGTTCGCATTCTgtgttatatatgtttatgtaagTACGTATAAACGTAGGcgtgtatatgcatatacatatatatatatatatatatgtatatataaacgtacgtatttatatgtttgtacatatacgtacgtatttatatgtttgtacataagtacgtatttatatgtttgtacatatacgtacatacatatgcgtatgttttttttttttttatgctacaggttattctatattatgtttgtataatgtggaagttttaaaaataaagttttgCCCTTTAGCAAAAGCCTTTGTAGGGGGAAaaatgcacatacatatatatatatatactacataaatatataaatatataatacatatataaaaatataatacatatataaaaatataatacatatataaaaatataatacatatatatatatatattaatgcatGTGCAGTCATAAACATGCGCAAATGAAGGTAGGTACAAATGcgaaatgaacaaaatttgAATATTCCCATATAAACATTCTTgccaaattttatttattcacaTCTTCACATACGCATAAATATAACTTACATGTACAAGTCAGAAAACACCAAATTCGCAAAATTTTGAAGTAACAAATTCAAATTTCGCTAATGAAAAAAGTGCATggtgttatttttaatttgctCACAAATTAACGCTATAATGTATTGTTGTtcatacttttttcttttctgaaaatattttaacataaaataagtGAAAAACGCATTTATATGTTGTGCtcaatgtttttaaaaacgGCAATATGGATGTATTACCTGTGGGTGTGATAACTATGGATGTACTACCTGTGAGAGTATTACCTGAGGATGCATTACCTATGGGTGTATTGCCTGTGGATGTATTACCTGTGGATGTATTACCTGTGGATGTATTACCTGTGGATGTATTACCTGTGGGTGTGTTAACTATGGATGTattacctatatatatatgtatttacttatgcatgtatatatatgtgcatgtaatTCAACAAAAGTGcctatatattaaattttagcACTATAGagtgtgtttttttttttttttttttgtagattAGCAAGCGTGTTTTTTCAATATAGATATGgtccttttaaaaataaaaatcaagTGCCATTATTAGTGCTTTTTTTAACAGGctataaaatacatacaatacgtatgtgcatatataatatatacgtagTTATACATGTAAGCGTGAAGCGTAACCGAAGGAcagagaaaaaggaaaaaggcaAAAAGCCCAGGGTGTGTTTCACTTGTAGTGTATATGATTTGTGCATCTGTTTTATTTAGTTTCGTTTTGTTTtgcttccattttttttttgttctttttttttttttttaaatctttttttctgaatGAAATTAATGCACTGAAGTAAATCATGTGTATAATTACTTTTaagtgcattttttttttttttttaatatatattttcctttcaGTTTTCACTTGCCtttcatttccttttttttaaagaatgtatttatgtaaattttttttatgatttaactataacatataagaaaaaataattaaatgaggattaaaatatatgaagagGGAATAATGATACTGGTAAAACTTACCAAAACATAATCtagattattttttaaaataagccCCTCTCTTATATCACTAAATTTAGTGTACGCTaggatatataattaatagtTACTGTTACACTAATTATTTTCGCACTTTTACCTTAACCATAATTAAAGAGAATAATTAACACCATTTTTAAGGTACTATGCTCCcatgcatacgtacatgtacatgtacatggaCGCATACATACGCGATAACATACCCGCAAacattcatacatacatgcatactcacacacgtatatattttcatatacacACAAATCAATATCCCTTGAGAAATGAATCCTTGCCGTTGGAATATCATTTGTtgaaagaaattaaaataagtgGAAGTTTTATGTTTGCACGTATTTAACAACGTAGTTTTGTACTGAACAGTTCCAATTATATGATATAGAAAATACatgcaaacaaaaaaaaaaaaaaaaaaaaaagtattataccgtatgtatatatatatatatatataaaagcgTCTGCATACGCATGTGCTCCTTTTTACAGCTGACTATTTCCCAATACCTATATTCAAATATGAATGGAGTTATAAACAAGacgaaaatatattttttcccatttcGTAGGAACTTTTCAACGAAGATGGAGTAAGTTAATTAAAgatattcataataaaaaagtgttttattttatttttttttatttttacgtgGAATATACGTGATGTGCATTTTTGATTTTTCGCATTCACatggaatatttattttattttttttacgtgGAAGATATATGAAATGTATTTTTGACAACATTTTACATGCacatgaaatattattttatgtttttacgGGGAAAATTTATGAACAATAGCAATTTTAGCAACATTTTACCTGTACatgcaataattttttttccatttttatcgtatattttgtaattttattgtataattttacctaacatttttttgtactaCAATTTTGTCCCATATTTTTGCTTCACATAATTGCGCTGTTTTGCTTTTTGGTCAGTTATGACGTGATAGTCATAGGGGGAGGTCCTGGCGGCTACGTTTGCAGCATTCGATGTGGTCAGAATAAACTGAAAGTGCTGAATGTAAATGAGGATAAGAAATTAGGAGGAACTTGTTTAAATAGGGGTTGTATTCCTTCAAAATCTTTACTGCATATTGCACATAACTATTATGAAGCAAAAACACGATTTAAAGAAAGTGGAATATTaatagataatataaaattagataTCGACAGTATTCAtaagcataaaaataaatgtatggGAAATTTGTCAGATGGCATTTcctttttgtataaaaagaACAATGTACATCATATTATAGGGCATGGTAGTATTATTGATGAAAATACAGTTTTAGTAAAAACAGAGAGAGAGGAAAAAAAGGTTACAGCAGAACGTATAGTTATAGCTACAGGATCAAAGCCAATTGAAATTcctttgaaaaaattagatgataataatgtaaatgatATTGATAATGTAAAggatatattaacatatgaCCATGAGGTATTACAAACATCAGATGATATActcaattttaaaaatattcccaAAACGATGTCAATTATTGGAGGTGGTGTTATAGGATTAGAAATAGGTTCAGTCTTTTCAAAACTTGGTACGGATGTTactatatttgaatataataataggtTATGTGGTTTTCTTGATGCAGATGTTAGTAAAGTTTTACAGAAAacattagaaaaaataaaaatgaaatttctttttagtaCGTCTATAATAGGTggtcatttaaaaaataatcatgCCATTTTATATGCAAAGAATGataaaacaaatgaaataaaaaaggtcaAATCTGATATTGTTCTTGTATGTGTTGGTAGAAAAGcgaattttgaaaatttaaatttagaaattttacaaattcagttaaatgaaaagaacaaaataccagtagatgaatattttaatgtaatatCACATCCGACTATTAAAGCAATTGGAGATGCTATAGATGGTCCTATGCTTGCACATAAAGCGGAAGAAGAAGGATATATACTAGctaatatgttatttaatgaattaaaacaaaataaaaaaaaaaaatctcatataaattataacttAGTACCGagtgttatatatacacacccAGAAGTAGCTACTGTTGGatataatgaagaaaaatgtaaGAAATTAAATTTCAATTTCAAGTCAGTTAACTTTCCATTCGCAGCAAATAGTAGAGCAAGAACTATAGATGATTACGATGGTCTAATTAAACTACATgtagaaaaagaaacaaatagGATTTTGGGTTCACAAATTATTGGTAATAATGCCAGCGATTTGATTTTACCAATTTCCATATATGTAGGTAATAACGGGTCATCCAAGAGTTTGagcaaaattatttatgctCATCCCACATTCTCGGAGGTCATTAAGGAGGTCGCGTTACAGTCTTTTGACAAAGCGATACATATGTGAGTGTTTGCTCATGATACAGGAGGAAAGGGATAGggacacatacacacacacatacacatacatacacatacatacacatacatacacatacatatacacacacatacatacacacacacacacatacacacacacacacatacacacacatacacatacacacacatacacatacacacacacatacatacacacacacacacatacacacacacacacatacacacacacacacatacacacaaaaaaaaaagaaaaaagaaaaaagaaaaaaaggagggAAATCCAGGCAAGTCAGGAAAGATGAACAAATAAGGAAAACAAACAAACTGCAAGACCCTAATGACGTAGGAACATTCTTTCTCTTTAAAACGGGTTCATGTAATGACACAttcttgttttattattattttattttttttttttattccctCTTTTTGCCCAGTTTGTTTATCTTGTTCTTAAATGCTTCTTCCTTGGCTGGTTgcactcctttttttttgtcttttcgTCCTTTCATCCATTCGTTCTTTCATCCTTTCGTTCTTTTATCCTTTCGTTCTTTTATCCTTTCGTTCTTTCATCCTTTCGTTCTTTTATCCTTTCGTTCTTTCATCCTTTCGTTCTTTCATCCTTTCGTTCTTTCATCCTTTCGTTCTTTCATCCTTTCGTTCTTTCATCCtttctcatattttttcttccccTTCTTTTTTGGTACTTTCGAACAATAtgcaaaatgaaatattaataagaaaCACGACAGATTCGACGTCTTTTCAATGCGAATTTACTATTTGAATACACCCGTTTGACATAACCATAATAtgattcttttaaaatatgaggGAAAATAGCACAAATAAGTAGATGGAGGCACAGGTACAGATACAGCTACAGGTGTGTATAGTGATACACATGTACAATTCATAGGAGAGATGGTAACaacatttacatacatactaaaattgttaagttgctaacaaatatatatgacagTAATTTCTGCTTTTATACGCGGAAACGGAGGCTCCGGTAACAGAAAATACTTTAGAAGAGTAAGGTCGAGATACAATGTAGTAAAGCATATAATAGCAAAGTAATGGCATGAAAAGTGGTATGTATCATTCGTTTATTATGTATGAAatgatttttaaaaaaataaaaaaggaaaaaaaggaggaaaatGTTCACTCctacattataaatatatgtacatatatatatatatatatacatgtatgtatacgtatgtatatatatatatatatatataggctCATAAGAACGCTAAGATATAACGGTTCGCCAAAAGGACACGTGCTGTATTTGaacgttttatttttacgtattcattcaacaaaatatattaaatttttgagTTGCTTTTTTTGtgcaatttaatttttattggtgcggtaaaattttttcatagaGTACATCATTTACTGAAGTGACGTTCCTATGTGGAAGTGAACGATTTGTATTTCCATtcgattaaaaaaaaaaaaaaaaaaaaaaaaaaaaaaaacaagtaaACGAAcgaacaaataaacaaaatgaaagaggtgaaaatataatggtaaaataaaataacaaaacataatagctaaataaaaaaaaaaaaaaaagaaaaaaaaaagtgcagaacacatatatatatatatatatatatatatatatatatatatatatatatatatatatatatatatatagcacaTGCTCACACACAgtaagttttatttttcgtgGAAAATTTGATCTCATACACTGAAGTTGCTGGAGCACATTCATTAGTATAACATATTATGGGGTACCAAGCATTGTGTAAGCAGCAGTCGTTCCTATTGCTTAATTGTTCATGCGCTTGCTAATTTGCTGTTTTAGTATAACTGTTTTTTCTACATAAAAGTGTTTATAACgttcaaattttttcttttctttttcgtaCGTacacatttaatatatatatatatatatgtatttatgtgtgtatatatgcttaACCCGTGAAAGTAAAAGCTTCAGAATGGctgttaaaatattaaaagtaattGATGATAGGGACCTACAAAAGCTACAAAACGAATCGAAGTGCTGTATAATAGTGAACGGTTTGGTGTTTGACGTCACTTCGTTTTATGAACATCCAGGCGGGTATGACCTTTTTAAAGAGTACGAAGGTAAACATGtgtacttacatatatatatatatatatatatatatatatatatatatatatatatatgtaaatatgtatgtataaacattGCACTCACAGTATTTTGTATGTTCAATAGGGGAATTACGAAATCTTTGTTTATTAACTTatgataacatttttttttttttttgtgtattttattttattcattttatatatattttatttatttttactttattcattttatatatattttatttatttttattttattcattttatatatattttatttatttttactttattcaTTGATCAGGAAAAGACGCAACAGCAGCTTTCAACGAAATAGGCCATTCTGttaatgcaaaaaaattgATGAAGAACTATTTAATtggaataatgaaaaattctgatagatacaaaaataagataaatacAAGAATGGTAGAAGACAAAGTAGAATATATCGAATATTCTGCGCAAGATGAAGAAGAGGGTGAGGAAACTGCAGCAATTAAGCCTGAGCTGGATCAAACGAAAGATAAagtaaacaaataatttttttgtttttttttttgtttctttttttgttttttttttgcaaatttaTTGTCAATATTTTGtcaattttactttattgtttatgttttattatatatattcaataaaaaagttcaaattaaaaaaaaatattacaaatggctcaaaaaagtaaaaacacAGTTACGCACATACATGCATTACGCATATGTGTGTGCGTGTTGaccaaaaacaaaaaaatagctgcaaaaaaattttttaaagaactGCTTTAAAAAAGAGCTTTAAAAAGGAACTATAAAAAGGAACTATAAAAGCAGCCTTAAACATATTCTAATTCTTAATGTTAGCCACCAaagctttatttttatttcatttcctCTTTTATTCCACGTAGGTTGCCGATgcagaaaaagtaaattatCCCATGGTTTCCCTCATTATCCTTCTCTTCAGCATtgcttattattatttgtttttaaaggGGTAAATGCTACAAATGCCATTTTCATCTTGCTCATAAGAATAATTATGTTTGCAATGAATATCAAGCTGacccaatttttttttcaattgaacattttttaaataaaaaaataaacaattctTTGTTAACACaaattatcaaaattttcaGTTTAAATGTGGGGTCCGTTGGTCCATAGAGGGATCGTGCCTATGCATATAAACGTGAGCTGAGCACGTgcttatatgtacatacatatgtatctacatatatgtatttatgtatctATTAGCCAATACCTCATCTGATGTACAAGCTTTTGCGCACCCCCTCGAATAAGACTGTCTGCTTTCTTCGTTTCCTGCATTTTTTCCCACGTATGTACGCGTATGtgtatacacacacatacatacatacgttaatatatatgcgcaCACGTACGAGCatgcttttttatttgccTCTCCCCAATGCAAAGGCGTAAATTTTGCCTACTTCTCTACCTTGAGGTACTTCTTATCAAATatgctccttttttttttctttattaaagTATTTCTTGCATATTTACTTTTGGCTTTAATGCTACTCCTATGTTTTTTAGTGAAGAGAATAAATTTTTCGATTTTTAAATCTTCATAAGGGTCATTTACAatatcaataaatatatttttttttttatattcttcccttatttttattttatcttttttaatatctcGTAGTTGCTTTCTTAAGTTACTGTTGCATACAAAATCATTTTTAAGCATGTggtttcttttataattttcttttattatatcatttatatctTCGTCTGTTGAAAGGTCAACTTCGTCTTGTATACAATCTTTTCCATTAGCTTCACAACTTGGTATTTTGTCGTCCGATTTGTTTTCATAAGTTTTATTCTCATCCGCTTTATTCTCATCCGCTTTATTCTCATCCGCTTTATTCTCATCCGCTTTATCCTCATCCGCTTTATCCTCATCCGCTTTATCCTCATCCGCTTTATCCTCACCCGCGTCGCACTTTTGACTCTTTCcctttcttccttttttttcctcaagCAGGTTATTATCTGCACCATCTGAGTGTACAAAATGGCTTTGCTCCTTTTGAAAATGGACTGGAAGCTGCTTCTTTTGTAGTGCATTAATTTCTAAAAGGAGAAAGGggtttccttttttttttttgttttgttcaaAGTCTATTgtgttaaaattattctttgcTCCTTCTGTTAACACATTTTCAAAATgctcaattttttttcttgctcCCTCAATAATATCATATGAACAATTTTTCGGATTCGTTTCAATGATAATTTTGTTGGaacaatttttacaaaaaatagaaaaggaATAGAAACAAGTACTTAAGTAATACCCAGCTTTCCTTCTTTCACTGTTAAACCTTTCccctttataaatatatattttacattttgtaCATATGATAGTATATGgtatttcaaattttatttcgttataATCTTTTCTgttgttcttttttatttctttttcttttttcttctttgaTCGTTCATCTTCTACACTTCCATAATAAAAGTTATCAGCCCTTGATGCTTTTAATGACAACATGAGGCACAAAATTGGAATGGATGGGGAcaaggaggaaaaaaaaaaaaataaataaataaaaataaaaatactcaAAGAAAAGGCAAGGCTAGGCAAATGCGATAAACAACTTAGAAGTACGCAAAACTGCACAATATTGCGCTAAATGGCACGAATGGATATTAAGGaatacgaaaaaatataaaagcgAAGTTATTCAAGAACGATCTAACaattaaaaaggatatattttcttacaCTACATTGTATTTAGCAATTCCTTattgtaaattaaaatacttttttttttttttttttttttttttttttggacgaataaaacaaatgcatttatttttatataaaaaaaaagaaaataaaagataaatgcCTGTTAACTGTATGTCATTCGCGAAAACACATAGGTGCATAGACGAATACACGAATATTTGAATACatgagtacatatataaatgtatacgtgaatacatgtatacgtgaatacatgtatacgtgaatacatgtatacgtgaatacatgcatacgtgaatacatgcatacgtgcatacatacatacatacttacgTAAGTACATACGTGTTATACATGTAAATGCATTTAAACATTTATGCGACCATTTCGTGCATTTCGTTTGTACACTCCTGCTAATTGCAGCACGCGCAAGTGCAACTGCAAAAGGAGTATTGATGctgcaaatatttttttgtaaaaaatgaagaaaattggtataaataaaagacgAAAAGAACactacatttaaaatatattgtctatttttttttctgttttgttttatttttttctattttgttttatttttttctattttgttttatttttttctattttgttttatttttttctattttgttttatttttttctgttttgttttatttttttctattttttgctatttttccttttactaCACAtgtaatacataatttattaagtGTAATAAActgtatatatctatttaattttatttagagTACAATGTGCTTTTTGAAGATGGATTATGAAACATTCTTTACGAATGGCAAATCAACTTTGCGTACTTGCATTTTTGCGTACTTGCATTTTTGCATACTTGCATTTTTGCATACTTGCATATTgttattttagaaatatcAAAACGATTTCATCGTATTTCcgtaaaaataaagcattTTCACTTTGTATTACTATACACATATTACAGTTTGATTACGTTGTATCTTCTACCgctattttcaaaattgttTTTGTTCATGTTAGAGCTACAAGCACTTTCGATTCATCCAATTTctccaaatttttttttattatttttctgcaTACATTCCTTTTTCATCTCCACTAAGTGCAGACCCACCGCTGCTTGCGGTGCGTGTGATCAAGTATGTGTACGTGGTTGTGTATGTAGAAATGTGGAACGAAAAAGGAACAGATAAACATGATATAAAGCAGcttctttcttcttttgttcgttttttcacttttttttttttttttccgacGCTCGAAATTGCTCATTAGTGCTGTTTTTACGATAAAAAATAACTCTcgttttaaattaatttctGGACATTGTTTATTGTACATCTTTATATAGTATAGTCTTTgctataaatatgtaattaggatgcaaaaattgaaaagaaAAGCAAACTATATAAGAGTGGTTTCCCAAGTGTTTATATAAACCATTTTAAATTCGACATGccagaaaaaattaagaaaatgtaaaaaaaaaatgaaatataagaatgtaataaaaaatttaatcaaAAATGAAAGGAACAAATGTAATCAGAATAAATGTGTTTCATACTAAAGGGGAAAAAGCTAATGTACAGTATAATGTCTAtttgcacatatgtatgcacaaATGCGTTCTGCATGATTAAAAAGCAAACGTTGAATAAAAGGAAAGTCAtcttaaaagaaatattctgaaacgaaaaaaaagaatgggAAAATTATGCCCCATGATAAGCACGTAATGTACATATGTCTGCGCACAAAAGTAATACACAAATgcacacatgcatatatatacatatatatatatatatatatacatacatatacgaaTCTACCCacacacatatgtgtatgcatttatttacACATTCAAACACACAGACATGTTCAAAATTAACGACTTAAAACAAGGAAACGGAAAAAAGGCATGTTAAaccaaatataaaaagatagGTTAAACGTAACCTAAACCAGCGTGGCTGCATTCGGATTTTATccaacaaaaacaaaaaaaaagaaagaaaaaaaaagggatgaAAAAGGGAatgcaaataaatatataaataagttgTGTATAAAATTCGAATAAAACACgagaaatatgtaaataaaatgaaaaaaagaaaacagacgcgaacgtaaaaaaaaaaaaaaaaaaaaaaaggtgcgTTTCGATTTacttaaaacaaaaatagtgTACGGAAAAGTTCACACATACacagataaaaatatatatcctaTATATGGGGGTACTACACTACCTCCTTTCggtaaattctttttaaaaaaaaaaaattaaaaataaacatatatatatatatatatataggcatATCACTTCACTGGTATGATAAGGCGCGTTGAGCAATTGCAGACTGGTTCAGTTTGTGATTAGACAATAGTATGTTAATTACGTAATCCCTATACAAATTATcaatatcaaaatatttgttaaagTATTTGTACTTATAATATTGAATAGAGTAGTAAACTAAATAGTTACACCTCCATAATGATCTagaaatttttcttatatattttataaattgtttattttcctttttattattataaacataaataacaatatgtatcactttatttcttttcggCGTAAAATTAGATGTATTTAACtcgtttattattttagaaTACATATGATTAAcgaattttatttcttcttcatcattAAATTTAAAGTATATACTTCCCAGTCTTTTCCTTCTTCTTCTCATCATACcttgaaaattaaataaattttgttttaaaaaagccTCTAAAAATGTTAAGGCAGATAAAAGGTGAGATAAACACAAATCTAATATACAAAATGTCCTTAAATTTTggttttttattaataatagtaaccATAAAAATGGACTACTCAAACTATAGTTAAATAAGGAGAAATGTTCTAAGTTTAGATTGTtcaacatacatataatattttttcttcctcttttttcttcattctctattatatttttaaatagatataatatttctatacTCACATTTTTCTTGTAATTATGATTTTCAACTAGCCAGATATACCCTCCTCTCTTTAGCTTCTTAATCTTTCCTTTTAAGCTCTGCATTATTGCCTTCTCGCTGTTTTCGCTTGCATGATTGTGCTTATTCTGGATGGAAGAACACTTGTCGGGGCTGCTTATACTGCGGATGATAACAGCATTGCGCAGAATGCTTGTACTGCCACTATTGGAAGCGTTCCGAATGATATTTGCACCGCCAATGCTGTCAGAGCTCCGAATGATATTTACACCGCCAATGCTGACAGAGCTCCGAATGGTATTTACACCACCCATACTAGCGGAGTTTTGTGAGTTATGTGGGACGCTTTCTGTGAGAACGGTATGAGCTCTACTAATCATGCTAATGCTGCTTCTGTAGTTTATCTCATTGAACTCATCGTTCATGCCTTTTCTGctttcttcctttttgtCATTGTGATTACTGATAGTGTTGTCATCCTCATTTTCTCGTGTACTAACTTCCCCTACAGAAGCAGTAAAACCATTTGCTCCTCCTCTATTAGTACATAGACCGCCCCCCTCTCCATCTGAATCGTATTTTATGTAACTACCGTCGGCATAATACACCGGGCAGTTTATACTGTTCATGTAAATTTTGTCCTTATAAGTAGGAGTAAAGAAaacctttttttcattattttttatgttaaattCGTAATAGTTTATAGCATCTTGTTCACATCGTTTTTGAAAAGTTGATGAAACGTTATTTGTTTCTATTAAATTTTCAtccatttcttttattatttcatatatttttttattacattct is part of the Plasmodium malariae genome assembly, chromosome: 14 genome and encodes:
- the LPD1 gene encoding dihydrolipoyl dehydrogenase, mitochondrial, putative, encoding MNGVINKTKIYFFPFRRNFSTKMDYDVIVIGGGPGGYVCSIRCGQNKLKVLNVNEDKKLGGTCLNRGCIPSKSLLHIAHNYYEAKTRFKESGILIDNIKLDIDSIHKHKNKCMGNLSDGISFLYKKNNVHHIIGHGSIIDENTVLVKTEREEKKVTAERIVIATGSKPIEIPLKKLDDNNVNDIDNVKDILTYDHEVLQTSDDILNFKNIPKTMSIIGGGVIGLEIGSVFSKLGTDVTIFEYNNRLCGFLDADVSKVLQKTLEKIKMKFLFSTSIIGGHLKNNHAILYAKNDKTNEIKKVKSDIVLVCVGRKANFENLNLEILQIQLNEKNKIPVDEYFNVISHPTIKAIGDAIDGPMLAHKAEEEGYILANMLFNELKQNKKKKSHINYNLVPSVIYTHPEVATVGYNEEKCKKLNFNFKSVNFPFAANSRARTIDDYDGLIKLHVEKETNRILGSQIIGNNASDLILPISIYVGNNGSSKSLSKIIYAHPTFSEVIKEVALQSFDKAIHM
- the PmUG01_14066700 gene encoding conserved Plasmodium protein, unknown function, with the translated sequence MLSLKASRADNFYYGSVEDERSKKKKEKEIKKNNRKDYNEIKFEIPYTIICTKCKIYIYKGERFNSERRKAGYYLSTCFYSFSIFCKNCSNKIIIETNPKNCSYDIIEGARKKIEHFENVLTEGAKNNFNTIDFEQNKKKKGNPFLLLEINALQKKQLPVHFQKEQSHFVHSDGADNNLLEEKKGRKGKSQKCDAGEDKADEDKADEDKADEDKADENKADENKADENKADENKTYENKSDDKIPSCEANGKDCIQDEVDLSTDEDINDIIKENYKRNHMLKNDFVCNSNLRKQLRDIKKDKIKIREEYKKKNIFIDIVNDPYEDLKIEKFILFTKKHRSSIKAKSKYARNTLIKKKKRSIFDKKYLKVEK
- the PmUG01_14066800 gene encoding CG2-related protein, putative yields the protein MMSKENNILLVEISGDAFFNIIKYLTINEALKLNLVSKSFYEYLKDEKAYSLISCVNLNNYIKFVKFIKPNKFSSFFLSILKDEKNIYSNPHYVKKNINFGINRKQLVENEKSFLKKIILKGEFIRNANFYDISLLLSSHANTLEELHIHGLNDVNCPLFIYSSYGIIFEFFSKEILLNNLSFDCVTKNDLAHIQEILLQKSYEEADKKGNQRGDERGNRKSGYVVEENYEQNEQNMTNVQENYEQSEQNMTNVQENYEQSEQNMTNVQEKHEQIAHIYKVGPCFQKKNDRFKKNEKNAENTSNCDVDTTRKCNEQGIQMKGVKHELNGNDKIIKRGKEKMNNLINKNKLHLLCEHISIVYNCNKKCFEKIKNYKQRINLNHYIRRLPILKVLNLSGIQSYDMIEMFIPLYLPCLKTLNISCYDYFFYFYYMLISIFLYGNGKEVFTRYINFKKTQNNMDPNKKKKAFVECNKKIYEIIKEMDENLIETNNVSSTFQKRCEQDAINYYEFNIKNNEKKVFFTPTYKDKIYMNSINCPVYYADGSYIKYDSDGEGGGLCTNRGGANGFTASVGEVSTRENEDDNTISNHNDKKEESRKGMNDEFNEINYRSSISMISRAHTVLTESVPHNSQNSASMGGVNTIRSSVSIGGVNIIRSSDSIGGANIIRNASNSGSTSILRNAVIIRSISSPDKCSSIQNKHNHASENSEKAIMQSLKGKIKKLKRGGYIWLVENHNYKKNVSIEILYLFKNIIENEEKRGRKNIICMLNNLNLEHFSLFNYSLSSPFLWLLLLIKNQNLRTFCILDLCLSHLLSALTFLEAFLKQNLFNFQGMMRRRRKRLGSIYFKFNDEEEIKFVNHMYSKIINELNTSNFTPKRNKVIHIVIYVYNNKKENKQFIKYIRKISRSLWRCNYLVYYSIQYYKYKYFNKYFDIDNLYRDYVINILLSNHKLNQSAIAQRALSYQ
- the PmUG01_14066600 gene encoding cytochrome b5, putative: MAVKILKVIDDRDLQKLQNESKCCIIVNGLVFDVTSFYEHPGGYDLFKEYEGKDATAAFNEIGHSVNAKKLMKNYLIGIMKNSDRYKNKINTRMVEDKVEYIEYSAQDEEEGEETAAIKPELDQTKDKVADAEKVNYPMVSLIILLFSIAYYYLFLKG